A genomic stretch from Primulina huaijiensis isolate GDHJ02 chromosome 14, ASM1229523v2, whole genome shotgun sequence includes:
- the LOC140956726 gene encoding gibberellin 20 oxidase 1-D-like has product MQFEGKPFIFDASILQHQSHIPPQFVWPNHEKPCSEPPPILDVPPIDLGGFLSGDPEAVSNAARLVDQACRKHGFFLVINHGIELKLIEEAHKGIDFFFRKPLEEKQKALRKPGDHCGYASSFTNRFSSKLPWKETLSFRYSADSHLSHITQSYFLELMGEDYVTFGRVSQKYCDAMSNLSLNVMELLGMSLGVGPSYFREFFEGNDSIMRMNYYPPCQQPDLALGTGPHCDPTSLTILHQDEVGGLEVFVDEKWHSIPPNPQAFVVNIGDTFMALSNGIYKSCLHRAVVNSRHPRKSLAFFLCPRMNKIVSPPEQLVDEENPRNYPDFTWQLLLEFTQKHYRADMKTLQAFVTWLGVN; this is encoded by the exons atgcaatttgaaggtaaaccCTTTATCTTTGATGCATCAATCTTGCAACACCAATCACACATACCACCACAATTCGTATGGCCCAATCACGAAAAACCGTGTTCTGAGCCCCCTCCTATACTTGATGTGCCGCCCATAGATTTGGGAGGATTTCTGTCCGGTGATCCGGAGGCTGTATCTAACGCTGCTAGACTAGTCGATCAAGCCTGTCGAAAGCATGGATTCTTTCTTGTCATAAACCATGGCATTGAATTGAAGCTCATTGAAGAAGCTCATAAAGGCATAGATTTCTTTTTTAGAAAACCTCTAGAGGAGAAACAAAAAGCTTTAAGAAAACCAGGGGACCATTGCGGCTATGCTAGTAGCTTCACCAACAGATTCTCGTCAAAACTTCCATGGAAAGAGACGCTATCTTTTCGTTATAGTGCAGATTCTCATCTCTCCCACATCACTCAAAGCTATTTCTTGGAGTTAATGGGCGAAGATTACGTGACATTTGG GAGGGTGAGCCAGAAGTATTGTGATGCCATGAGTAATCTTTCTCTAAATGTTATGGAGCTTCTTGGAATGAGCCTTGGAGTTGGACCAAGTTATTTTCGAGAATTCTTTGAAGGAAATGATTCGATAATGAGGATGAACTATTATCCTCCTTGTCAACAACCTGATCTTGCGCTCGGGACAGGGCCCCATTGCGATCCTACTTCTCTCACAATTCTTCATCAGGATGAAGTTGGTGGACTCGAAGTGTTTGTCGATGAAAAATGGCATTCCATACCTCCAAATCCCCAAGCTTTTGTCGTCAACATCGGAGACACGTTCATG GCTCTATCAAATGGGATCTACAAGAGCTGCTTGCACAGAGCTGTAGTAAACAGTAGACACCCAAGAAAATCTCTCGCATTCTTCCTCTGCCCAAGAATGAACAAAATCGTGAGCCCTCCAGAACAACTGGTGGATGAAGAAAACCCAAGAAACTATCCAGATTTCACGTGGCAGCTTCTACTCGAATTTACGCAGAAACATTACCGGGCTGACATGAAAACTCTCCAAGCTTTTGTGACATGGTTAGGTGTTAATTAA